The following are encoded together in the Peromyscus leucopus breed LL Stock chromosome 1, UCI_PerLeu_2.1, whole genome shotgun sequence genome:
- the LOC114685310 gene encoding cytochrome P450 2S1 — MEAASTWALLLALLLLLLLALGLPRTPARGHLPPGPTPLPLLGNLLQLRPGALYSGLLRLSKKYGPVFTIHLGPWRRVVVLVGHDAVREALGGQAEEFSGRGTLATLDKTFGDHGVFFANGERWKQLRKFTLLALRDLGMGKREGEELIQAEVQNLVEAFQKTEGRPFNPSTLLAQATSNVVCSLLFGFRLPYEDKEFQAVIQAASGTLLGISSPWGQAYEMFSWLLQPLPGPHTQLQRHLGTLAAFVVQQVQRHQQSVHTSGPARDLVDAFLLKMAQEKQDPGTEFTEKNLLMTATYLLFAGTMTIGSTVCYTLLLLMRYPQVQQRVREELIQELGPGRAPSLSDRARLPYTDAVLHEAQRLLALVPMGMPHTLTRTTRFRGYTLPQGTEVFPLIGSVLHDPEVFQNPEEFHPDRFLDTDGRLRKHDAFLPFSLGKRVCLGEGLARAELWLFFTAILQAFSLDTPCPPDDLSLQPAVSGLFNIPPDFQLQVWPTGDQSR, encoded by the exons ATGGAGGCAGCTAGCACCTGGGCACTGCTGCtagcgctgctgctgctgttgctgctggcgCTGGGACTGCCCAGGACCCCGGCTCGAGGCCACCTGCCCCCGGGGCCCACCCCGCTGCCACTGCTGGGGAACCTCCTGCAGCTGCGTCCCGGGGCGCTGTACTCCGGGCTCTTGCGG CTAAGTAAGAAGTATGGGCCTGTGTTTACCATACACCTGGGGCCCTGGCGCCGTGTGGTGGTCCTGGTTGGGCATGATGCTGTACGAGAGGCCTTGGGAGGTCAGGCTGAGGAATTCAGCGGGAGGGGAACGTTGGCAACGCTGGACAAGACTTTTGGTGATCATG GGGTTTTCTTTGCCAATGGGGAGCGGTGGAAACAGCTGAGGAAATTCACCCTGCTCGCTCTACGGGACCTGGGCATGGGCAAGCGAGAAGGCGAGGAGCTGATCCAAGCAGAGGTGCAGAACCTGGTGGAGGCATTCCAGAAGACAGAAG GACGTCCGTTCAACCCTTCCACGCTGCTGGCCCAGGCCACCTCTAATGTCGTCTGTTCCCTCCTCTTTGGCTTCCGTTTGCCCTACGAAGATAAAGAGTTCCAGGCTGTGATCCAGGCAGCAAGTGGTACCTTGCTGGGGATCAGCTCCCCGTGGGGCCAG GCCTATGAGATGTTCTCCTGGCTGCTTCAGCCCTTGCCAGGCCCACACACGCAGCTCCAGCGCCACTTGGGGACCCTGGCTGCCTTCGTTGTCCAGCAGGTACAGCGGCACCAGCAAAGTGTCCACACTTCAGGTCCTGCACGTGACCTCGTCGATGCTTTCCTGCTGAAGATGGCACAG GAGAAACAAGACCCGGGCACAGAATTCACTGAGAAGAACTTGCTGATGACAGCCACCTACCTGCTGTTCGCTGGGACGATGACCATTGGTTCCACCGTCTGCTATACCCTCCTGCTCCTGATGAGATACCCGCAAGTGCAAC AGCGAGTTCGGGAGGAGTTGATCCAGGAGCTGGGTCCCGGCAGGGCTCCGAGTCTGAGCGATCGCGCACGCCTCCCTTACACGGATGCCGTTCTGCATGAGGCTCAGAGGCTGCTGGCGCTGGTGCCCATGGGAATGCCCCACACCCTCACAAGGACCACTCGCTTCCGAGGATACACTCTGCCCCAG GGCACTGAGGTCTTCCCACTGATCGGCTCTGTACTGCATGACCCTGAGGTTTTCCAGAACCCGGAAGAGTTCCACCCGGACCGCTTCCTGGACACTGATGGCCGGTTGAGGAAACATGATGCCTTCCTGCCCTTCTCCTTAG GTAAGCGAGTCTGCCTGGGAGAAGGCCTGGCGCGAGCAGAGCTATGGCTTTTCTTCACTGCAATCCTGCAAGCCTTCTCCCTGGATACGCCATGCCCACCAGATGACTTGAGCCTGCAGCCAGCTGTCAGTGGACTTTTCAACATCCCTCCAGACTTCCAGCTACAGGTCTGGCCCACTGGCGACCAGtccagatga